In the genome of Cryptomeria japonica chromosome 8, Sugi_1.0, whole genome shotgun sequence, one region contains:
- the LOC131857660 gene encoding uncharacterized protein LOC131857660 produces MAAVVVCTFLIAKNGIHAHSMWQLSVFGGEDYDFFSKLDVLERPPSGEEKGSGQAQNSIFLGGRTGSVAGQYATGDSGSPLEGESSDGREPDVPLDSGDPGGGPRPREGQIAAGKGNGQKVGHWAKKCPSNAIKSQSQTKVWKKVDNSLKASPFDGLDQEKQSQVGRTEEVSVRELGNDMKKGDNEKTAHQEKEQSGKDSDDGEKESQVSSQSKEKEKDKIEQNSDKIENRNNSQKNKGDNQSKDNKEEGDNFNSVSNSFESENGAGWIQDAQPDNILDQGLSEISLASPAQIYESLWEPFCVSQPFPPWGKGESEELSKKGRNKGKRKRIVMDLDILEFEAESFEGKFIKSKKGKGTGKQTQRKKNITKGGKSDINQILIDSDEEAEEVKNDNGQGKEGDDILVVGSNEDLNTQDIGSLKKDMNVVKRATIGDKPLLENVKELAVTINNAEAIENMDGTHSKEDS; encoded by the exons AGCGGGGAGGAGAAGGGGAGCGGTCaggcccaaaattcaatttttttgggtgGGAGAACTGGTTCAGTAGCAGGACAGTATGCAACAGGAGATTCAGGGAGCCCTTTAGAAGGGGAGAGTTCAGATGGTAGGGAACCAGATGTTCCTTTGGACTCGGGGGACCCAGGAGGGGGTCCCAGACCACGAGAAGGGCAGATAGCAGCAGGCAAGGGGAATGGTCag AAAGTAgggcactgggctaaaaaatgcccaagtaaTGCGATCAAATCTCAATCCCAAACTAAAGTATGGAAAAAGGTGGACAACTCTTTGAAAGCATCGCCTTTTGATGGTCTGGATCAAGAGAAACAGTCCCAGGTTGGAAGGACGGAGGAAGTGTCAGTCAGAGAGTTGGGAAATGATATGAAGAAAGGAGATAATGAAAAGACTGCTCATCAGGAAAAGGAGCAGAGTGGCAAGGATTCAGATGATGGAGAAAAAGAGTCACAAGTCAGTAGCCAaagtaaggaaaaggaaaaggataagataGAACAAAACTCAGATAAGATTGAGAATAGAAATAACAGTCAGAAGAATAAGGGAGATAATCAATCCAAagacaataaagaggaaggagacaatTTTAATTCAGTATCAAATTCATTTGAGTCAGAAAATGGAGCAGGTTGGATCCAAGATGCACAACCTGATAACATCCTTGATCAAGGGTTGTCAGAGATTTCATTAGCCTCTCCAGCTCAG ATTTACGAGAGCTTATGGGAACCATTTTGTGTTTCTCAACCATTTCCACCATGGGGAAAAG GTGAGTCAGAGGAGCTAagtaaaaaggggaggaataagggaaagaggaagaggatagtgaTGGatttagatattttagagtttgaGGCCGAGTCCTTcgaaggtaaattcatcaaaagcaagaaaggtaaAGGCACTGGAAAGCAAACCCAAAGGAAGAAGAACATCACCAAGGGAGGTAAAAGtgatattaatcaaattttgattgattctgatgaggaggcaGAGGAGGTTAAAAATGATAATGGGCagggtaaggagggggatgataTCCTGGTTGTGGGAAgcaatgaggatttgaatactcaag ACATAGGCAGCCTGaagaaggatatgaatgttgtcaaaagagcCACGATAGGCGACAAACCTCTGCttgaaaatgtcaaagaattggCGGTGACAATTAATAATgctgaagccattgaaaacatg GATGGAACTCACAGTAAAGAAGATAGCTAA